One Paenibacillus sp. FSL H7-0737 DNA segment encodes these proteins:
- a CDS encoding mechanosensitive ion channel family protein, whose product MNFIKDQLAGYGVSEQMTGYLSNIIMVLFIALLSVLANLIAKKIVLKIIIHFISKDRYAWDNIVLEKKVFHKLSHLAPAFIIYYSASIFPLYQAFIEKSALTYMIIVTITVFNALLNAIDAIYRSFEVSKIRPIKGYIQVAKIILFIIGVIVVISNLIGQNPLIILSGLGALSAVFMLIFKDSILGLVAGVQLSSNDMVRVGDWIEMPKYNADGDVIDITLNTVKVMNFDKTITMIPSYALISDSFKNWRGMQVSGGRRIKRSVHIDTSSICFCTKEMMEEFQKIHYLSDFIRARLNEISIYNIEHQINTESKVNGRHLTNVGVFREYIHEYLRNHPKIHKDMTLIVRQLAPEDNGLPLEIYAFSNDTNWVVYESVQADIFDHIFAVVPIFGLRVFQNPTGYDIARLKESKEYSSEY is encoded by the coding sequence ATGAATTTTATAAAAGATCAACTAGCAGGATACGGTGTAAGCGAACAAATGACAGGTTATCTTTCGAATATAATCATGGTCTTATTTATAGCACTACTCTCTGTACTGGCCAATTTAATAGCAAAAAAAATCGTGCTGAAGATAATTATTCATTTCATTAGTAAGGATCGGTATGCATGGGATAATATCGTTTTGGAGAAAAAAGTGTTTCACAAGCTGTCGCATCTCGCGCCAGCCTTCATCATCTATTATTCTGCGTCTATCTTTCCGCTATATCAGGCCTTTATTGAAAAATCCGCCTTAACTTATATGATTATCGTAACTATCACGGTGTTTAATGCACTACTTAATGCCATCGATGCTATTTATCGCTCATTCGAGGTCTCCAAGATTAGACCGATCAAGGGGTACATTCAGGTTGCAAAGATTATTCTATTTATCATTGGTGTTATTGTGGTGATCTCTAACCTCATTGGTCAGAATCCATTGATTATTCTTAGTGGGTTAGGTGCATTATCAGCTGTTTTTATGCTAATTTTCAAAGATTCTATATTGGGCTTGGTGGCAGGTGTTCAATTATCATCTAATGATATGGTGCGTGTAGGTGACTGGATCGAAATGCCTAAATATAATGCGGATGGTGATGTAATTGACATTACATTGAATACGGTAAAGGTTATGAATTTCGATAAAACAATCACCATGATTCCCAGCTACGCCCTTATTTCAGACTCGTTCAAAAACTGGAGGGGTATGCAAGTATCTGGCGGCAGAAGGATTAAACGAAGCGTTCATATCGATACAAGCAGCATATGCTTTTGTACAAAAGAAATGATGGAGGAATTCCAGAAGATTCACTACCTTTCCGATTTTATAAGGGCAAGATTAAATGAAATTAGCATTTATAATATCGAACATCAAATCAATACGGAGAGTAAAGTAAATGGAAGACATCTCACGAATGTTGGTGTATTCAGAGAATATATCCATGAATATCTGAGGAATCATCCTAAAATTCATAAGGATATGACGCTGATCGTCAGACAGCTAGCACCAGAGGATAATGGACTGCCCTTAGAAATCTACGCGTTTAGCAATGATACTAACTGGGTGGTGTATGAATCGGTTCAAGCAGATATCTTTGATCACATTTTTGCAGTTGTACCGATATTTGGGCTTCGTGTCTTCCAAAACCCGACGGGCTATGATATTGCTCGCTTAAAAGAAAGCAAAGAGTATTCGTCTGAATACTGA
- the smpB gene encoding SsrA-binding protein SmpB, with amino-acid sequence MGKKADGKVLAQNKKASHDYFIEDTYEAGLVLTGTEIKSLRNGRANIGDAFATIRNGEIHIHNMHISPFEQGNRANPTDPTRTRKLLMHKEQIHKLLGLSKRDGFTIVPLKVYVRNGYAKLLIGLGKGKKEYDKRDSAAKRDAQRDIQRVLREKQKIAR; translated from the coding sequence ATGGGTAAAAAAGCAGACGGGAAAGTACTTGCCCAGAACAAAAAAGCTTCCCATGATTATTTTATCGAGGATACTTATGAAGCTGGCTTGGTGCTGACAGGTACAGAGATCAAGTCGCTGCGTAATGGCCGCGCTAATATTGGAGATGCTTTTGCTACGATCCGTAACGGTGAGATTCACATTCACAACATGCATATCAGCCCTTTTGAACAAGGTAATCGTGCTAACCCTACGGACCCGACGCGTACTCGTAAATTGCTGATGCATAAGGAGCAAATTCATAAACTGCTGGGCTTGTCCAAGCGAGATGGATTTACGATTGTGCCACTCAAGGTTTATGTGCGAAATGGCTATGCGAAGCTGTTAATTGGTCTTGGTAAAGGTAAGAAAGAGTACGATAAACGTGACTCTGCTGCTAAGCGTGATGCTCAGCGTGATATCCAGCGTGTATTGCGTGAGAAGCAAAAGATCGCCAGATAA
- a CDS encoding NAD(P)/FAD-dependent oxidoreductase codes for MYKDQTSKHHELFIIGGGAAGLMAAVTARDQGIDTAIIESNDRLGKKIITTGNGRCNITNQSTATGTDEAAALSRKYHSNQEGFPIHVLRQFGVRQTIEFFSSLGLPFVSLENGRMYPMSLQAASVPGVFKLALEDRNVPVYYKHKVLDVTVSAGHPRFAITCQTETEEQVVYTSDYLFLCAGGLTAPKTGTDGSGYTLVQRLGHTLINPVPGIVQLKLDYPYLKELSGIKFEGEAHVIVNNEVIRTESGEILFTDYGISGPPILQLSRKAAYNLGIGESVTLSVDLMPERTEEELIDFLEIHWGIFGHRTVADSFVGIVSKKLIPVLLKEAGIDQQPHLLCMDLSWKTKKIFYRILKRWEFKVTDTNSFTNAQTTAGGIDTTELIEGTLESKLVPGLYLAGEVMDVDGDCGGYNLQWAWSSGYAAAMALAKRRVSAT; via the coding sequence ATGTATAAGGATCAGACTTCTAAGCACCACGAGCTGTTCATTATCGGTGGGGGTGCTGCAGGTCTAATGGCTGCAGTTACAGCGAGGGATCAAGGTATTGATACAGCAATTATTGAAAGCAATGACCGGCTTGGGAAGAAAATAATAACGACGGGTAACGGGCGTTGCAACATTACGAACCAATCCACCGCCACTGGTACGGATGAAGCGGCCGCTTTATCACGCAAGTATCACAGTAATCAGGAAGGATTCCCAATACATGTATTGCGGCAATTCGGTGTCCGCCAAACGATCGAATTTTTCTCCTCGCTCGGGCTTCCTTTTGTAAGCTTGGAGAATGGCCGGATGTATCCGATGTCGCTGCAGGCGGCTTCGGTGCCGGGTGTATTTAAGCTGGCGCTGGAGGATCGGAATGTTCCCGTATATTATAAACATAAAGTGTTGGATGTTACCGTTTCGGCGGGACATCCGCGGTTCGCGATAACCTGCCAGACGGAGACAGAGGAACAGGTTGTGTATACCAGCGACTATCTTTTTCTATGTGCAGGCGGCCTTACCGCTCCCAAAACGGGAACAGACGGCTCCGGTTATACGCTTGTCCAACGTCTGGGGCACACCCTGATCAACCCGGTGCCAGGCATTGTACAATTGAAGCTGGATTATCCGTATTTGAAGGAACTATCGGGCATCAAATTTGAGGGAGAGGCCCATGTTATCGTAAACAATGAAGTCATCCGCACTGAGTCTGGTGAGATTCTTTTTACGGACTATGGTATCTCGGGCCCGCCCATACTTCAGCTCAGCAGAAAGGCTGCGTATAATCTCGGAATAGGAGAATCGGTGACATTGTCGGTTGATTTAATGCCGGAGCGCACGGAGGAAGAGTTAATTGATTTTCTGGAGATCCACTGGGGGATCTTCGGACACCGGACGGTTGCCGATTCTTTTGTGGGTATCGTCAGCAAGAAACTGATTCCAGTTCTGCTGAAGGAGGCTGGAATTGATCAACAGCCGCACTTGCTTTGTATGGATTTATCATGGAAAACCAAGAAAATATTTTATCGAATCTTGAAACGTTGGGAATTTAAAGTGACCGATACCAATAGCTTCACGAATGCACAAACAACAGCCGGTGGCATCGATACGACGGAGCTAATCGAAGGAACGTTAGAATCTAAGTTAGTCCCTGGGCTGTATTTGGCAGGTGAAGTGATGGATGTCGATGGAGATTGCGGCGGCTATAACCTGCAATGGGCCTGGAGCTCCGGCTATGCTGCCGCGATGGCGCTTGCTAAACGACGTGTTAGCGCCACGTAA
- a CDS encoding NADPH-dependent oxidoreductase encodes MNEVMQVIRQHRSIRKFKNIPLTGKQIEAIVDAAQMAPTSAHMQPFSIIGVTDQELRKKIAVHSKNPSIEECGYFFIFCADLHRMMLAAGPDQQEKMGSNLSFSYFYQTAVLSAALALQNANLTAESMGLGAVIIGGINEALPGLDEWLGLPDFVIPLVGLAVGVPDEVPEQKPRLPRSAVFFQNKYDPDLKAKIERYDREIEEYYGARTNNKQMASWSGKFIAMLDKDLPLDGYTEYVKSKGFDLK; translated from the coding sequence ATGAATGAGGTCATGCAAGTGATCCGCCAGCATCGCTCCATCCGTAAGTTTAAAAATATTCCGTTGACTGGCAAGCAAATCGAAGCCATTGTCGATGCAGCGCAAATGGCACCGACCTCGGCGCATATGCAGCCGTTCTCGATCATCGGCGTTACCGATCAGGAACTTCGGAAGAAGATCGCGGTGCATTCGAAAAATCCATCGATTGAGGAATGTGGGTACTTTTTTATTTTTTGCGCCGATCTTCATCGGATGATGTTGGCCGCCGGCCCGGACCAACAAGAAAAAATGGGTAGTAACCTGAGCTTCTCGTATTTTTACCAAACCGCTGTGCTGAGTGCCGCGCTTGCCCTGCAAAATGCCAATCTGACGGCCGAATCGATGGGGCTCGGAGCCGTGATTATTGGCGGAATTAACGAGGCCCTGCCTGGACTGGACGAATGGCTTGGACTGCCGGACTTCGTCATTCCTTTGGTCGGTCTTGCAGTAGGTGTTCCCGACGAGGTTCCAGAGCAAAAGCCACGGTTGCCACGGTCTGCCGTATTTTTTCAAAACAAGTATGATCCAGATCTTAAAGCAAAGATCGAAAGATATGACCGGGAAATCGAGGAGTACTACGGCGCGCGAACGAATAACAAACAAATGGCAAGCTGGTCCGGAAAATTCATCGCCATGCTGGATAAAGATTTGCCGTTGGATGGTTATACGGAATACGTAAAAAGCAAAGGATTTGATTTGAAATAG
- a CDS encoding zinc-binding dehydrogenase, giving the protein MKAIVHAGMNGLKSLTYEDVVDKQPGFGEVKVRLKTAGLNHRDLFLIADRKNEDAPLIMGSDGAGIIEAVGEGITSLTVGTDVIINPCIGWEITHDVPNVPAIVGGPSDGTFAESIVIPAQNAISKPAYLSWEEAGVLPLSALTAYRALFTRGRLQQGEHILIPGIGGGVATYAMLMASAAGARVSVTSRSETKRQVALAHGADHAFDSHSDWKESMKGDTVDLILDSIGPATFQQYFDIIKPNGRIVTFGASSGDRMEIAARSIFYPQISIIGTSMGSSEEFIAMLEFMESHSIRPIIDSVYPLQDTLQAFQRMQQGQQSGNIGIRIN; this is encoded by the coding sequence ATGAAAGCAATCGTACATGCTGGGATGAACGGCTTGAAGAGCCTGACATATGAAGACGTTGTTGATAAACAGCCAGGCTTCGGTGAAGTAAAAGTAAGGCTGAAAACCGCAGGGTTAAATCATCGAGACTTATTTCTCATAGCGGATCGAAAAAATGAGGATGCTCCCCTGATTATGGGCTCTGATGGGGCGGGTATAATTGAAGCGGTAGGTGAAGGCATAACATCACTTACAGTAGGTACCGATGTAATCATTAATCCGTGTATCGGATGGGAAATCACCCACGATGTCCCGAACGTTCCGGCCATAGTGGGCGGCCCTTCAGATGGTACATTTGCCGAGTCTATCGTCATCCCTGCGCAAAATGCCATCAGCAAGCCAGCTTATTTGTCTTGGGAAGAAGCGGGCGTGTTGCCCTTATCTGCCTTGACAGCCTATCGGGCTTTGTTTACGAGAGGCCGCTTACAGCAAGGTGAACATATCCTTATTCCGGGTATTGGTGGCGGTGTGGCTACTTATGCCATGCTTATGGCTTCAGCAGCGGGTGCAAGAGTCAGTGTCACATCACGAAGTGAAACAAAAAGGCAAGTTGCTCTTGCACATGGGGCAGATCATGCCTTTGACAGTCATAGCGATTGGAAGGAAAGTATGAAAGGAGATACAGTGGATCTCATCTTGGACAGTATCGGGCCAGCTACGTTCCAACAGTACTTTGATATCATTAAGCCAAATGGCCGGATCGTTACGTTCGGAGCAAGCTCAGGAGATCGAATGGAAATAGCTGCACGATCCATATTTTACCCCCAAATTAGTATCATCGGCACCTCAATGGGAAGCAGTGAAGAGTTTATTGCGATGCTTGAATTTATGGAATCCCACTCGATACGCCCTATCATTGATAGTGTGTATCCTTTACAAGACACCCTTCAAGCCTTTCAGCGAATGCAACAAGGGCAGCAGTCTGGCAATATTGGAATAAGAATTAATTGA
- a CDS encoding LysR family transcriptional regulator yields MESGDLRIFQAVAREGSITKAAQMLNYVQSNVTTRIQYLEAQLKTPLFRRSNRGMTLTLAGENLLGYADKILTLMDEAVKTTQYSDHPAGPLRIGSIEATAVIHLTPLLAEYQSRYPDVNLSLTTGVTHALLQKVLDYELDGAFVYGPVDDPDIEHIAAFEEELVLISESGHNEMYELLMKPMLFFDVGCTHRAKAESFLRGTGLTTYQIMEFGTLAVILDGVSSGLGVSMLPQSSIAKAEEQGIITSHRLPEEYRDLQVWFVHRHDTIYSSALTRLIQLVETRQ; encoded by the coding sequence ATGGAAAGCGGAGATTTAAGAATATTTCAGGCTGTGGCTCGAGAGGGGAGCATAACCAAGGCTGCGCAAATGTTGAACTATGTACAGTCTAATGTGACGACTCGAATTCAGTATCTTGAGGCTCAGTTGAAAACACCCCTTTTTCGGAGATCCAATCGAGGAATGACGCTAACTTTGGCTGGAGAGAATTTACTGGGGTATGCGGATAAAATACTGACTCTGATGGACGAGGCTGTGAAAACAACACAATATTCGGACCATCCTGCAGGGCCTCTTCGGATAGGCTCCATTGAAGCGACAGCAGTCATTCATCTGACTCCTCTATTGGCCGAGTATCAATCACGATATCCGGATGTTAATTTATCGCTCACTACGGGTGTGACACATGCGCTCTTACAAAAGGTGTTGGATTACGAGCTTGATGGAGCGTTCGTCTATGGTCCTGTTGATGATCCAGATATAGAACATATCGCGGCCTTTGAAGAAGAGTTGGTGTTGATCTCTGAGTCGGGACATAACGAAATGTATGAGCTACTCATGAAACCGATGTTGTTCTTTGACGTTGGATGTACGCATCGGGCAAAAGCAGAGAGTTTTCTGAGAGGCACTGGCCTGACCACTTATCAGATTATGGAATTTGGCACATTAGCAGTTATTCTAGATGGCGTTTCCTCTGGACTTGGTGTGTCTATGCTGCCACAGTCATCGATTGCCAAGGCGGAAGAACAGGGCATAATCACTTCCCACCGTTTGCCTGAAGAGTATCGAGATTTGCAGGTATGGTTTGTGCATAGACATGACACAATTTACTCAAGCGCGTTAACCAGGTTAATACAATTAGTTGAAACTAGGCAATAA
- a CDS encoding aminoacetone oxidase family FAD-binding enzyme, whose translation MYENQTSMHHKLFIIGAGAAGLMAAVTARDMGIDTAILEGNDRIGKKILMTGDGRCNITNESTATGTDEAIALSRKYHSNQAGFPLAVLQQFGIRQTIDFFSFLGLPLTRLKEGLMYPMSLQAAAVLDIFQLALEDRNVPVYLNNKVLDVTVSKNHPRFKIKCQTETEEEVVYTSDYLLLSAGGLAGPNAGKEPPGYTLAERLGHTLIKPLPAIVQLKLQYPNMRALSTIKSQGQAHIIVNGKVICSEQGEIAFTDYGITGPPILQLSRKAAYHLARGEQVTLSVDLMPGRTEEELVEFLERLWETFGHRTVADCLVGIFNKKLVSVLLKETGLDQQPELLCQDLSMKTKGKFYRILKRWEFKVTDTNGFTNAQVTAGGIDTSELIEGTLESKLVPGLYLAGEVMDVDGDFGGYNLQWAWSSGYVAAMALAKSIQ comes from the coding sequence ATGTATGAGAATCAGACTTCTATGCACCACAAGCTGTTTATTATCGGCGCAGGTGCTGCCGGACTAATGGCCGCCGTTACTGCGCGTGATATGGGTATCGATACTGCCATTCTGGAAGGTAACGACCGGATTGGAAAGAAGATATTAATGACAGGTGATGGCCGCTGCAACATTACAAATGAATCGACTGCAACGGGTACGGATGAAGCAATTGCTTTATCGCGCAAGTATCACAGTAATCAGGCCGGATTTCCACTTGCGGTATTGCAGCAATTTGGCATCCGTCAGACCATAGATTTTTTCTCCTTTCTCGGGCTTCCGCTTACAAGATTGAAGGAGGGCTTAATGTATCCAATGTCGCTGCAGGCAGCAGCGGTGCTGGATATTTTCCAGCTTGCGCTGGAGGATCGGAATGTTCCGGTATACCTCAATAACAAAGTGTTGGATGTTACTGTTTCGAAGAATCATCCGCGCTTCAAGATAAAATGCCAAACGGAGACAGAGGAGGAGGTTGTTTATACTAGCGACTATCTACTTCTATCTGCGGGTGGCCTTGCCGGTCCAAATGCGGGAAAAGAACCTCCTGGGTATACACTTGCCGAACGTCTGGGACACACCCTGATTAAGCCTTTGCCGGCCATTGTGCAATTGAAATTGCAATATCCGAACATGAGGGCACTGTCCACTATCAAATCTCAGGGACAAGCTCATATCATTGTGAACGGTAAAGTCATCTGCAGTGAACAGGGCGAAATTGCCTTCACGGATTATGGTATTACCGGCCCGCCAATTCTTCAGCTAAGCAGGAAGGCTGCGTATCATCTTGCAAGAGGAGAACAGGTAACATTGTCGGTTGATCTGATGCCGGGCCGCACGGAGGAAGAGTTAGTTGAGTTTTTAGAAAGGCTCTGGGAGACCTTTGGACACCGGACTGTGGCGGATTGCCTTGTTGGCATCTTCAATAAGAAGCTTGTTTCTGTCCTACTAAAAGAGACTGGCTTAGATCAACAGCCAGAGCTGCTTTGCCAGGATCTATCGATGAAAACCAAGGGGAAATTTTATCGAATCTTGAAGCGTTGGGAATTTAAAGTGACGGATACCAATGGCTTTACGAATGCGCAAGTGACAGCCGGCGGCATTGATACGTCGGAACTCATCGAAGGAACGCTGGAATCCAAGCTGGTGCCTGGGCTGTATTTGGCTGGCGAAGTGATGGATGTCGACGGAGATTTCGGCGGCTATAACCTGCAATGGGCCTGGAGTTCCGGATATGTGGCCGCGATGGCGCTAGCTAAGTCAATTCAATAA
- a CDS encoding MarR family transcriptional regulator, with amino-acid sequence MPDMNDDLFQLKNRIEKSIYRILISETDEDQDRLWLIEHISDDRLKRLLPRLSVSSLHVLDVINMHEGIKGADIARDMEITKGAVSKITRKLLDYDLIRKTQLPDNLKEIYFSMTPLGTELAELHRVFHQEKDQKVMELLTSFDAASLEIVADFLEKLARLR; translated from the coding sequence ATGCCAGATATGAATGATGATTTGTTTCAGCTCAAAAACCGTATCGAAAAGTCCATATACCGGATCCTCATCAGCGAAACCGACGAGGACCAGGATCGGCTTTGGCTCATAGAGCACATCTCCGACGACCGGCTAAAAAGGCTGCTGCCCCGCCTATCCGTCTCAAGCCTGCACGTTTTGGACGTCATCAATATGCATGAAGGTATTAAAGGGGCTGATATCGCCCGCGATATGGAGATAACGAAAGGCGCCGTCTCCAAAATCACCCGCAAATTGCTGGATTATGACCTGATCCGGAAAACCCAGCTGCCGGACAACCTGAAAGAAATTTATTTCTCCATGACTCCGCTCGGCACCGAATTGGCCGAACTGCATCGGGTATTCCACCAGGAGAAAGATCAAAAGGTGATGGAGCTGTTGACAAGTTTCGATGCAGCGTCGTTGGAAATTGTGGCAGACTTTTTGGAGAAGCTAGCCCGTCTGCGATAG